In Microtus ochrogaster isolate Prairie Vole_2 chromosome 4, MicOch1.0, whole genome shotgun sequence, one genomic interval encodes:
- the LOC101984347 gene encoding olfactory receptor 50-like — MKITRNQSIVSEFILLGLPIQPEDQDMYSALFLAMYLTTVLGNLLIILLIRLDSHLHTPMYFFLSHLAFTDISFSSVTAPKMLMNMLTHSQSISYAACISQMYFFLMFGGIENFLLTSMAYDRYVAICHPLHYTSIMSQSVCFLLVIISWLLSFAGALVHTILLARLSFFRGNTLHHFFCDLSALIKLSSSDTSINELLIFIVGSLGITVPFICTVVSYGRIGATILRTLSITGICKAFSTCGSHLSVVSLYYGTIIGLYFVPSSNNTNDKDVIVAVLYTLVTPMLNPFIYSLRNKDMKGVLRNIITRKMYSK, encoded by the coding sequence atgaaaatcacAAGGAATCAGAGCATTGTGTCTGAGTTCATCCTCCTGGGACTCCCCATCCAGCCAGAGGACCAAGACATGTACTCTGCCCTGTTCCTGGCCATGTACCTGACCACAGTGCTGGGGAACCTGCTCATCATCCTGCTCATCAGGCTGGACTCTCAcctccacacccccatgtacttcttcctcagccacTTGGCCTTCACAGACATCTCTTTCTCGTCAGTCACAGCTCCAAAGATGCTCATGAATATGCTGACACACAGTCAGTCCATCTCATATGCTGCGTGCATTTCCCAGATGTACTTTTTCTTAATGTTTGGGGGTATTGAAAacttccttctgacctccatggcctATGACAGGTATGTGGCCATCTGCCACCCCCTCCACTATACAAGTATCATGAGTCAGAGTGTCTGTTTCTTACTGGTGATTATATCTTGGTTGTTATCCTTTGCTGGTGCCCTTGTTCACACCATCCTTCTAGCTCGTCTCTCTTTCTTTAGAGGTAACACTCTCCaccacttcttctgtgatctCTCTGCTTTGATTAAACTCTCTAGCTCAGACACCTCTATCAATGAGCTGCTCATTTTCATTGTGGGATCACTCGGCATTACCGTGCCATTCATATGCACCGTGGTCTCTTATGGCCGCATTGGAGCCACCATCCTGAGAACTCTCTCAATCACGGGAATCTGTAAAGCCTTTTCCACATGTGGCTCTCATCTCTCTGTGGTTTCCCTTTATTATGGAACCATTATTGGGCTATATTTTGTCCCCTCATCTAACAACACTAATGACAAGGATGTCATTGTGGCTGTGCTGTACACTCTGGTTACACCCATGCTAAATCCATTTATCTACAGTTTGAGAAATAAGGATATGAAAGGAGTGCTAAGAAATATCATCACCAGGAAAATGTATTCTAAGTGA